The following proteins come from a genomic window of Rhizobium rhizoryzae:
- a CDS encoding branched-chain amino acid ABC transporter permease produces MTLDLLAYAAFFLSMALTYAIICLGLNVQWGMTGLFNVGIAAFVAVGAYTSALLTTPPSPDRFGGFGMPILIGWLGAAVVSGLMSWAVGALTIRLRADYLAIATFGVAVTIQLCVLNLQPLTGGAFGIGFIPRPFAAWQENALAFSLGNLAIMIVVVLALYLGLQHLAKSPWGRVLRAIREDEVAAQALGKRPIRFRLQAFTLGGAIMGLAGATQAHFIGFIAPDNYMPILTFQVWAMLIVGGSGNNRGAIAGAILVWGLWALSAAAVSSFIPAEQQARAAALQIVAIGVGLCLMLLWRPRGLFGEVSPLTRLKSLRATPSKE; encoded by the coding sequence ATGACCCTTGATCTCCTTGCCTATGCCGCCTTCTTCCTCTCCATGGCGCTGACCTATGCGATTATTTGCTTAGGGCTGAACGTACAATGGGGCATGACCGGCCTGTTCAATGTGGGCATTGCAGCCTTCGTGGCAGTCGGCGCCTATACGTCAGCGCTTCTGACAACGCCGCCCAGCCCGGATCGCTTCGGCGGCTTCGGCATGCCGATCCTGATCGGCTGGCTGGGTGCTGCCGTGGTCTCGGGCCTCATGTCCTGGGCGGTCGGTGCGTTGACCATTCGGCTTCGTGCCGATTATCTCGCCATCGCCACCTTTGGCGTGGCCGTCACCATCCAGCTTTGCGTGCTGAATCTGCAGCCATTGACCGGCGGAGCCTTCGGTATCGGATTCATTCCACGCCCCTTCGCCGCCTGGCAGGAAAATGCGCTGGCCTTCAGCCTCGGCAATCTGGCGATCATGATCGTCGTTGTGCTGGCGCTCTATCTTGGCCTCCAGCATCTGGCGAAAAGTCCGTGGGGGCGTGTGCTGCGGGCCATTCGCGAGGATGAGGTGGCGGCGCAGGCGCTGGGAAAACGCCCCATTCGCTTTCGCTTGCAGGCCTTCACGCTGGGCGGCGCGATCATGGGGCTGGCAGGCGCAACGCAGGCCCATTTCATCGGCTTCATCGCGCCGGACAACTACATGCCGATCCTGACCTTTCAGGTCTGGGCCATGCTGATTGTCGGCGGTTCCGGCAATAATCGCGGCGCGATTGCCGGTGCCATCCTCGTCTGGGGGCTCTGGGCGCTCTCTGCCGCCGCCGTCTCCTCCTTCATCCCGGCAGAACAGCAGGCGCGTGCCGCCGCGCTGCAAATCGTCGCCATCGGCGTCGGTCTCTGCCTCATGCTTCTGTGGCGCCCACGCGGCCTGTTTGGCGAGGTCAGTCCGCTGACACGCCTGAAATCCCTGCGCGCTACTCCATCCAAGGAATAA
- a CDS encoding aldo/keto reductase, whose amino-acid sequence MQARPERTLLAPGLEISRLVCGLWQVADIEKDGSTVDPEQGADALQAYVQAGFDTFDMADHYGSAEIITGHLLKRFTAGATKPRAFTKWCPEPGPMSRDVVRRGVEERLQRLQVDKVDLLQFHWWTFEHPAWLDALHEMQAMKEEGLIGALGLTNFDAAHLGLALADGIEIASNQVSFSLIDRRAAGDLSALCKRTGVKLLAYGTLCGGFLSEKWLGQLEPALIPDWSRSKYKRFIDTAGGWEPYQAILRAASDVAKKHGVSLSNVASRWVLEHEAVAATIIGARLGESEHRDDNLNVFRFALDAEDHAALDAAFAQTKPIPGDCGDEYRKPPFLTASGDLSHHLDAIPSVYKAEAVPGRPGRWRVSSGSIWEPIAGYSRSVRVGNRVFVSGTTATHGTNRCVAPGDPGAQATYILDKIGASLSPLGAKMDDVVRTRVYLRDASKWEPVSRAHGRVFGEVLPANTLIEAGNLIGDYEVEIELEAVIDGAE is encoded by the coding sequence ATGCAAGCCCGTCCCGAACGTACCCTTCTTGCTCCCGGTCTGGAGATCAGCCGCCTCGTCTGCGGCCTTTGGCAGGTGGCCGATATCGAGAAGGACGGTTCGACCGTCGACCCGGAACAGGGTGCCGATGCGCTGCAGGCCTATGTGCAGGCTGGCTTTGATACCTTCGACATGGCCGACCATTACGGTTCGGCGGAAATCATCACCGGCCACCTGCTGAAGCGTTTTACGGCAGGAGCGACAAAGCCGCGCGCTTTTACCAAATGGTGTCCCGAACCCGGCCCCATGTCGCGCGATGTCGTGCGGCGCGGCGTGGAAGAACGCCTTCAGCGGCTGCAGGTCGACAAGGTGGATCTCCTGCAATTTCACTGGTGGACCTTCGAGCATCCGGCCTGGCTGGACGCCCTGCACGAGATGCAGGCGATGAAGGAAGAAGGCCTGATCGGCGCGCTGGGCCTCACCAATTTCGATGCGGCGCATCTGGGCCTCGCTCTGGCCGATGGCATCGAGATCGCCAGCAATCAGGTGTCCTTCTCGCTGATCGACCGTCGCGCAGCAGGCGACCTTTCCGCTCTTTGCAAACGCACCGGCGTGAAGCTTCTGGCCTATGGCACACTCTGCGGTGGCTTTCTCTCGGAAAAATGGCTGGGACAACTGGAACCAGCCTTGATCCCTGACTGGAGCCGTTCGAAATACAAGCGTTTCATTGATACCGCCGGCGGTTGGGAGCCCTATCAGGCCATCCTGCGCGCTGCTTCCGATGTCGCGAAGAAGCATGGTGTTTCACTGTCGAACGTCGCCAGCCGCTGGGTGCTGGAGCATGAGGCGGTGGCGGCCACCATCATCGGGGCGCGTCTGGGCGAAAGTGAGCACCGCGATGACAATCTGAATGTCTTCCGCTTTGCACTCGACGCAGAGGATCACGCCGCCCTCGATGCAGCTTTTGCGCAGACAAAACCCATCCCCGGCGATTGCGGCGATGAATATCGCAAGCCGCCGTTCCTCACGGCGTCCGGTGATCTGAGCCACCATCTGGACGCCATCCCCTCCGTCTACAAGGCGGAAGCCGTACCGGGTCGTCCGGGGCGATGGCGTGTTTCCTCTGGTAGTATCTGGGAGCCGATTGCCGGTTACAGCCGCTCCGTGCGTGTGGGTAACCGCGTGTTCGTATCCGGCACGACGGCGACCCATGGTACGAACAGATGCGTGGCGCCGGGCGATCCGGGTGCCCAAGCGACCTATATTCTCGACAAGATCGGTGCATCTTTGAGCCCTCTGGGCGCAAAGATGGACGATGTAGTGCGCACCCGCGTCTACCTGCGGGATGCTTCAAAATGGGAGCCCGTCTCGCGTGCCCATGGCCGGGTCTTCGGTGAAGTTCTGCCCGCCAATACGCTGATCGAGGCTGGAAACCTGATCGGTGACTATGAGGTGGAAATCGAGCTGGAAGCGGTGATCGACGGGGCGGAGTGA